A DNA window from Macadamia integrifolia cultivar HAES 741 chromosome 4, SCU_Mint_v3, whole genome shotgun sequence contains the following coding sequences:
- the LOC122075834 gene encoding F-box protein At1g10780 produces the protein MDSLPDAIVHYILSHMNNARDVAISSCVSKRWKESMPYIRSLYFPRNSLDNNNGEDSDIIVGRMISSIVRLEELVVYCPFSSAGLAAWLSRTSHSLRQLELRMDNLTEKQARLEGPSKMDCIDSARNLESLRLWGVLMTQPPKWRGFKNLHTLAICGARLKDNALSGAIKACPNLIHLSLLGCDGLRSVTIELQHLRECRLDFYGMGNCFLTLSCPNLQMLDVQGCSWIRATQTNCLTNLSISNSAGRVYKVDFGKLGVLESLSIKGVQWCWDAITTILQCASEVKHLFMKVEFTGDFDTLQPFPEVDLVEFFNSHPKLQTFEMHGAMFAAFCQKNSLKSVDSRFAIPYLEDVIITVRSPLNAEQKITTLESLVKHGNNLKRMVIKILQMKNCHSSADDFFEEICRFRYLNHKIVRIE, from the exons ATGGACTCTCTTCCAGATGCTATTGTCCATTACATTCTGTCTCACATGAATAATGCAAGGGATGTGGCCATCTCTTCTTGTGTCTCTAAGCGCTGGAAGGAGTCAATGCCCTATATTCGAAGCCTTTACTTCCCTCGCAATTCCTTGGACAACAACAATGGAGAAGACTCAGATATTATTGTGGGCCGGATGATCTCTTCCATTGTACGATTAGAAGAGCTTGTTGTTTACTGCCCTTTCTCCAGTGCTGGCCTTGCCGCATGGTTATCGAGGACAAGCCATTCTCTTCGGCAACTCGAGCTCCGAATGGACAATCTTACTGAGAAGCAGGCTAGATTAGAGGGCCCCTCCAAGATGGATTGCATTGATTCTGCAAGGAATCTGGAGTCACTCAGGCTCTGGGGTGTCCTCATGACTCAACCTCCCAAATGGAGGGGATTCAAAAACCTTCACACACTTGCAATATGTGGAGCAAGATTGAAGGACAATGCTCTCTCTGGTGCAATTAAAGCTTGCCCAAATCTGATCCATCTTTCACTACTTGGGTGTGATGGGCTGAGGTCGGTTACAATTGAGTTGCAGCATTTGAGGGAATGCAGGTTGGATTTTTATGGAATGGGGAATTGCTTCCTCACTCTCAGCTGCCCAAACCTTCAAATGCTTGATGTCCAAGGTTGTAGTTGGATTCGAGCTACCCAGACAAATTGCTTGACTAATCTTTCAATATCCAATAGTGCAG GTAGAGTGTATAAGGTGGATTTTGGAAAGCTTGGGGTTCTAGAATCCTTGTCCATCAAAGGGGTTCAGTGGTGTTGGGATGCAATCACTACGATACTACAATGTGCGAGCGAAGTGAAACACCTATTTATGAAGGTCGAATTCACAGGAGATTTTGACACTCTGCAACCCTTTCCTGAGGTTGATTTGGTTGAATTCTTTAACAGTCATCCTAAACTGCAAACCTTTGAAATGCATGGTGCCATGTTTGCTGCTTTTTGCCAGAAGAACAGTTTAAAGAGT GTGGATTCAAGATTTGCTATCCCATACTTAGAAGATGTGATAATCACAGTGAGGTCACCACTGAATGCAGAACAGAAAATAACTACTCTAGAGTCACTGGTGAAACATGGAAATAATCTGAAGAGGATGGTTATAAAGATTCTCCAGATGAAGAATTGCCATAGTAGtgcagatgatttttttgagGAGATTTGTCGGTTCAGATACTTGAACCACAAGATAGTTAGGATTgaatga